A genomic segment from Methanolobus zinderi encodes:
- a CDS encoding arsenate reductase ArsC translates to MQKNVNAVVSPELQEKKKVLFLCYHNSARSQMAEGLLRSMYGDSYEVYSAGIEATIVDPRAIKIMEEIGIDISTHRSKATQEFKDTVFDIAITVCDRARQNCPVCSTSLELPDEPAKTVGQPQAKEVIHKSFRDPADAVGSEEEQLEVFRHVRDEIKDWLSLTFA, encoded by the coding sequence ATGCAAAAGAATGTAAATGCAGTAGTAAGTCCAGAGCTGCAGGAAAAGAAAAAGGTCCTCTTTCTGTGCTATCACAACTCCGCAAGGTCTCAGATGGCCGAAGGTCTTCTAAGATCCATGTACGGTGACAGTTATGAAGTCTACAGTGCCGGTATCGAGGCTACAATTGTTGATCCACGGGCTATTAAGATTATGGAGGAGATTGGTATTGACATCTCCACCCACCGATCCAAAGCCACACAAGAATTTAAGGATACGGTATTTGATATTGCTATCACTGTCTGTGACCGGGCCAGGCAGAACTGCCCCGTCTGCAGCACGTCTCTTGAACTTCCTGATGAGCCGGCAAAAACTGTCGGGCAGCCTCAGGCAAAAGAAGTCATTCACAAAAGCTTCAGGGACCCCGCCGATGCTGTCGGGTCAGAGGAAGAACAGCTTGAGGTTTTCCGGCATGTAAGGGATGAGATAAAAGACTGGCTATCTCTTACTTTTGCTTAG